The sequence below is a genomic window from Syntrophales bacterium.
GTCCTCTTTCAGGTCAAAGGGCACGATGTCGAGAAGAAGAACTTCGACTCCCGCCCCGGCAAGGATAGCGGCAATACCGCCACCCATGATGCCGGACCCGATAACGGCGGCCTTCTTGATTCTCTGAACCATTGTAACCTCCTCTATTGTCTGTTGCTCCCGAGAGTTAAACAAAAAAGTGTAATCTGCATATCCGGTTGGGCCCACACGGATGTTGTGGCGAGCCTTATCTCTTGTACACCGAAAGTGACCGCTAGTCAATGACCATCGGTCATAAAATAAACGAATGGTCAGAACGCCGTGACCCACATAATATCTCGTAATAAATAAAGAAACATGAGCGGAACCCCTTGTCCGAATCAAAACATTTACTGCTCTTCATGAAAAAAATGATGGGCTGGGTCCCGCGGGATAAGACCGATTGACTAACGCCCCCGGCTGTGAGAAATTCGGGATATGGAACAGGATATGGAATGAAGGAGAGTGCCATGGCTGAAACCGCGAAGAAGGGGGCTGTCACTGTTTTGAAAAGAAAATCTGTCGCTATCGGCGCCTGCGTGATTCTTTTCTACACGCTGGCCGGATTTCTTCTGGTTCCCTTTCTGATAGGGCATTACCTGCCCGGAGTCCTCGGTGAACGTTTCGACGCCGTAGTTTCGATGGAAAAGGTCAGGATCAATCCCTACAGCCTGACGGTTGAAGTTGAGAAATTCCGTATCAGTGAGCCATCCGGCGCGCACCTCGCGGGATTCGAAAGGCTCCATGTCAACTTCCAGCTCAGCAGCCTCTTCAGGTGGGCCCTGACCTTCAGGGACGTGATTCTCGACGGTCCCTCCCTGAACATCGTGATCGACGGGGAGGGGAACCTCAATTTCGCGCGGCTTGCCGGAGCGGGGGCTGAATTCCTGGAGCCGGCTCCGGCGGAGCAGCCGGAAAGGGTGGAGGAAACCAGCGCTCCCCCGCGGCTGGTTGTCTTCAACACAGAAATCAACGACGCGCGGATAGACGTGACCGACCAGCGACAGCCGGTGCCGGCAACGGCATCGTTTTACCCCCTCACGGTACACCTTGCGGATATTTCGACCCTGCCGGAGCGGGAGGGTGATTACACCCTGGTTGCAACCGGTGCCGACGGCACGGTTCTGGAGTGGTCCGGCCGGGTGACCATGCGCCCCCTCCGGTCACGGGGGTCGCTGGCCTTCAGAAACATACCCCTGGAGACCCCCTGGACCTTTTTCAGTTCCATGGTGAACATGCTTCCACCTGAAGGAGATCTGAGCGTGGAAGCCCGCTATAGCCTTGATCTCGGAACCGACACAACCGTGGCCGTGCTTCAGGACCTGCGCCTGCGTCTTCGGGAGCTGGGCCTGCGGACCGACGACGGGACCGACGGGGTTTTTCTGCGCCTGCCGGAACTGGACCTGGATGTGGAAGCCGTCGATATACCCGGCGGCAGGGCTGATACCTGCGCCCTGGCCCTCTCGGGTCTGTCTCTGGGCTTTTCCGGTACAGCGAGGCCGGCATTTGAACTGGGCAGGACCGTTCTGAAGGGGGGCACCTTTGATCTGCCCTCACACTCTGTCACCGTGGAGTACCTTGACCTGGCGGAGGGCATCATCGATGTGATTCGCGACGGGGAGGGCACAGTCAATCTTGTCCGTCTGCTGGACGCTCCGGGGGGAATCCTGAACGTGAGCACCGCCGGAAGTGAAGAATCCGCCGACGGGGGCGAACCCTGGAACGTTTTTCTTGAAAGCCTTTCCCTGCGGGGCTTCAGGACCCATGTCACCGATTCGGCGGTCCGGCCCGATTCCACGATTGTCGATATTGACGATATTACCCTTACCCTGTCTGACTTTGACGGCCGATCGCCCTTTCCCTTCGAGGCCTCCCTGGAGCTTCTCCAGGGAGGGTCCGTCACGGTTTCGGGAACCTTCGAGCCTGACTCCATGACTCTCGAATCGGAGATGGCCGTGCGGGACCTTTCCCTGCCGGTCATTGCGCCCTACCTGGCTCAGGTGGCCGATCTGACCCTGGCATCGGGGCGGCTTTCGACGGGTGGGACCATGCGCCGGGACGGGACGGGAGCGCTCGCCTATCGCGGGCAGATCGATATTGCGGACCTTAAGGTCATCGAAAATACCTCCAGGGACATACTGGTGGGGTGGAACCGGTTCAGGGTTCCCGATTTGCGCATCTCTCTCGATCCGGACGGACTGGAGGCGGATACCGTGAGCCTTTCGGGTCTGACGGGGAAACTGATCATATCCGAAGAGGGAAAGGTCAGCGCCGTCGAGGCATTCAGGTCCGGTGACGGACCCCCGGAAGAAGAAGCCCCCGGGAAACAGCCGGCGGTTTCTGAACCGGGTAAACCCTTTCCCGTCACGATCGGCCGGGTGACTTTGGACAAGGGTATGCTGCATTTTGCCGATTTCAGCCTGAGGCCGCAGTTTGAAACGAGAATTCATGAACTCAAGGGTGTTATAACCGGCGTTTCTTCGACGCCCGGGACCCGCAGCCGGGTCGAACTGGACGGCCGCGTCGACCGCTACGGAAGCAGCAGGATCACCGGCGAAACGAACTTCTTCGACCCCAGGGAGTTTACCGATATCGTCATGGTTTTCAAGAACCTGGAGATGCCGAGCCTGACGCCCTACTCGGGCAAGTTCGCCGGCCGCAGGATCGATGACGGCAGGCTGTCTCTCGACCTCG
It includes:
- a CDS encoding DUF748 domain-containing protein encodes the protein MAETAKKGAVTVLKRKSVAIGACVILFYTLAGFLLVPFLIGHYLPGVLGERFDAVVSMEKVRINPYSLTVEVEKFRISEPSGAHLAGFERLHVNFQLSSLFRWALTFRDVILDGPSLNIVIDGEGNLNFARLAGAGAEFLEPAPAEQPERVEETSAPPRLVVFNTEINDARIDVTDQRQPVPATASFYPLTVHLADISTLPEREGDYTLVATGADGTVLEWSGRVTMRPLRSRGSLAFRNIPLETPWTFFSSMVNMLPPEGDLSVEARYSLDLGTDTTVAVLQDLRLRLRELGLRTDDGTDGVFLRLPELDLDVEAVDIPGGRADTCALALSGLSLGFSGTARPAFELGRTVLKGGTFDLPSHSVTVEYLDLAEGIIDVIRDGEGTVNLVRLLDAPGGILNVSTAGSEESADGGEPWNVFLESLSLRGFRTHVTDSAVRPDSTIVDIDDITLTLSDFDGRSPFPFEASLELLQGGSVTVSGTFEPDSMTLESEMAVRDLSLPVIAPYLAQVADLTLASGRLSTGGTMRRDGTGALAYRGQIDIADLKVIENTSRDILVGWNRFRVPDLRISLDPDGLEADTVSLSGLTGKLIISEEGKVSAVEAFRSGDGPPEEEAPGKQPAVSEPGKPFPVTIGRVTLDKGMLHFADFSLRPQFETRIHELKGVITGVSSTPGTRSRVELDGRVDRYGSSRITGETNFFDPREFTDIVMVFKNLEMPSLTPYSGKFAGRRIDDGRLSLDLAYRIENSRLASDNTVVIESLVLGDRVESPDAVNLPLGLAVALLKDADGVIHIGLPVTGSLDDPEFRIGPLILQVFVNVITKVVTSPFRALGALIGGDEEALNRVLFEPGSMSIPPGEEERLDGLLKALRQRPQLKLVVTGRYDAAHDGIALKDRRIRTACAELSGITLEPGEEPGPPDFSNPEAQNRLASLFVERYGKDEYEQVRTAMAVDEGKQAEGQKKKAAPVTIEPADVSRSIFAALVEREVLDSGSLEDLADGRAAAVAAHLAGPEGLDPARISVMPSEATGEGDPLSVLLDLAVLEQ